Proteins from one Faecalibacterium sp. I3-3-33 genomic window:
- a CDS encoding bifunctional diguanylate cyclase/phosphodiesterase, producing MSEERKTKTDAAAPAPAALERIDRKDAFLQALHTFLTAHQGTEWAVAAVDIQHFKLYNELYGTEKGDALLETVANCLLGYSKQTGYPVGYFGNDDFFLCLPDEKAEQTAVLATLQACMAAGRQDVTFFVVMGVCPVQANPGADAATLCNYAQIAGVTTDSGYLHRFEPTMLNELKEQQQLLGELERALDNHEFCFFLQPKCNSITRAIVGMEALVRWNHPTRGCVPPAEFMPLLERTGLVTRLDQYIWESVCQTLQKWQESGSNLVPVSVNVSVQDILNLDVPQIFADLVEKYKLEPKLLLAEITETMVAEDTQMVESAIQGLHRKGFAVMMDDFGSGYSSLNMLKDTNVDAIKLDMKLIDMNQENRSKGVQIVESVVDMAHRLNLPIIAEGVETPEQVSMLQAADCLYSQGYYFFKPMPVENAEKLLAQPTNQDYWDLRRDLMRRDRRVENPGTEKTALALQAYQIFTDNVLEISLLNLATGAYRVIKRDARLLGADLEKEEDFVNYCDRLVNEKIVHEEDADLFLEQTDLEALRSVLYHATAPEFYRYRENVSGQYIWVTTEVLPCRGCCAQNPWATVLVRNDAQADQLSEELDFSYSHDTLTGLANRSRYEADLRELPHSGYESVVCTYIDVVGMHEVNEHLGHRSGDTLLCCLANAARKFFATSRVYRIGSDEFVILTPNEPPYSVWSTADRMRAFLKEKDYAISVGIQQTTDLRHVDEAVAKAEAAMRQDRQTYYEHNGRARQLEGLNEKMERTLQEKRDAEHFLKVLAPKYKTVIVVDLQQDTVRPIIVPDYFQSILDTCGGSFRAALTNYRDTLVAPENRDGFADLLDFGLVRSTVFSNNLLEHRYRKTDGRSFCIRVTPYSRSGSHINEVLWIFADEEVE from the coding sequence ATGTCAGAGGAACGAAAGACCAAAACAGATGCCGCCGCACCGGCACCTGCTGCGTTGGAGCGGATCGACCGCAAGGACGCATTTTTACAGGCCCTGCATACATTCCTGACCGCGCATCAGGGAACGGAATGGGCTGTCGCCGCTGTGGATATCCAGCACTTCAAGCTTTATAACGAGCTTTACGGCACCGAAAAAGGCGATGCTCTGCTGGAAACTGTGGCAAACTGTCTGCTGGGTTACAGCAAGCAGACCGGCTATCCTGTGGGCTATTTTGGAAATGATGACTTTTTCCTGTGCCTGCCGGACGAAAAAGCCGAGCAGACCGCCGTGCTTGCTACATTGCAGGCCTGCATGGCTGCCGGCAGACAGGATGTCACCTTTTTTGTGGTAATGGGCGTGTGCCCCGTGCAGGCAAACCCCGGCGCGGATGCCGCCACCCTGTGCAACTACGCGCAGATCGCCGGTGTAACGACCGACAGCGGCTATCTGCACCGCTTTGAGCCCACCATGCTCAACGAACTGAAAGAACAGCAGCAGCTGTTGGGCGAGTTGGAGCGCGCACTGGACAACCACGAATTCTGCTTCTTCCTGCAGCCCAAGTGCAACAGCATCACCCGCGCCATCGTGGGCATGGAAGCGCTGGTGCGCTGGAATCACCCCACCCGGGGCTGCGTCCCTCCCGCCGAGTTCATGCCGCTGCTGGAGCGCACCGGCCTTGTGACAAGGCTGGACCAGTACATCTGGGAATCCGTCTGCCAGACTTTGCAGAAGTGGCAGGAGAGCGGCAGCAACCTTGTGCCGGTATCGGTGAACGTTTCGGTGCAGGATATCCTGAATCTGGATGTGCCGCAGATCTTTGCAGATCTGGTGGAAAAATATAAGCTGGAGCCTAAGCTCCTTCTGGCTGAGATCACCGAGACCATGGTGGCCGAGGACACCCAGATGGTGGAAAGCGCCATTCAGGGGCTGCACCGCAAGGGCTTTGCGGTGATGATGGACGACTTCGGCAGCGGGTATTCCTCGCTGAATATGCTCAAGGATACCAACGTCGATGCCATCAAGCTGGACATGAAGCTCATCGACATGAACCAGGAGAACCGCAGCAAGGGCGTGCAGATCGTGGAGTCGGTGGTGGATATGGCACACCGGCTGAATCTGCCCATCATCGCCGAGGGCGTGGAGACCCCGGAACAGGTGTCCATGCTGCAAGCCGCAGACTGCCTGTACTCGCAGGGCTACTACTTCTTCAAGCCCATGCCGGTGGAAAACGCCGAAAAACTGCTGGCGCAGCCCACCAATCAGGATTACTGGGATCTGCGCCGCGACCTGATGCGCCGCGACCGCCGGGTGGAGAACCCGGGCACCGAAAAGACTGCGCTGGCGCTGCAGGCCTACCAGATCTTTACCGACAACGTGCTGGAGATCTCGCTGCTGAACCTTGCCACCGGTGCGTACCGGGTGATCAAGCGGGATGCCCGCCTGCTGGGTGCAGATCTGGAAAAAGAAGAGGATTTTGTCAACTACTGCGACCGCTTGGTGAACGAGAAGATCGTGCACGAGGAGGACGCAGACCTGTTTTTGGAGCAGACCGATCTGGAGGCCTTGCGCTCTGTGCTGTACCACGCCACTGCGCCGGAGTTCTACCGCTACCGCGAGAACGTGTCCGGCCAGTATATCTGGGTCACCACAGAGGTGCTGCCCTGCCGTGGCTGCTGCGCCCAGAACCCGTGGGCGACCGTGCTGGTGCGCAACGACGCACAGGCCGACCAGCTCAGCGAGGAGCTGGACTTCTCTTACAGCCACGACACCCTGACCGGCCTTGCCAACCGCAGCCGGTACGAGGCCGACCTGCGGGAGCTGCCCCACAGCGGGTACGAGTCCGTGGTGTGCACCTACATTGATGTGGTAGGGATGCACGAGGTGAACGAGCATCTGGGCCACCGCAGCGGTGACACCCTGCTGTGCTGCTTGGCAAATGCCGCCCGCAAGTTCTTTGCCACCAGCCGGGTGTACCGCATTGGCAGTGATGAATTTGTCATCCTGACCCCCAACGAGCCGCCTTACAGCGTGTGGAGCACTGCAGACCGGATGCGCGCCTTCCTGAAGGAAAAGGACTACGCTATTTCCGTAGGCATCCAGCAGACCACCGACCTGCGCCATGTGGACGAAGCCGTGGCCAAGGCCGAGGCTGCCATGCGGCAGGACCGGCAGACCTACTACGAGCACAACGGCCGCGCCCGCCAGCTGGAAGGCCTGAACGAAAAGATGGAGCGCACCCTGCAGGAAAAGCGGGACGCGGAGCACTTTTTGAAGGTGCTTGCCCCCAAATACAAGACCGTAATCGTGGTGGACTTGCAGCAGGATACCGTGCGCCCTATCATTGTGCCGGATTACTTCCAGTCTATTCTGGATACCTGCGGCGGCTCTTTCCGGGCTGCGCTGACCAACTACCGCGACACGCTGGTAGCGCCGGAGAACCGGGACGGCTTTGCGGATCTGCTGGATTTCGGCCTTGTGCGCAGCACCGTGTTCAGCAACAACCTGCTGGAGCACCGCTACCGCAAGACGGATGGCCGCAGCTTCTGCATCCGTGTGACCCCCTACTCCCGCAGCGGCTCCCACATCAACGAGGTGCTGTGGATCTTCGCGGATGAAGAGGTAGAGTAA
- a CDS encoding asparaginase, translating to MSKQRLLFITTGGTIASVRTQQGLKPVLSSEELLAHLPELKELCCPETLALCSIDSTDLGQEHWLMMARAIQENYALYDGFIICHGTDTLAYSAAALSYLIQNADKPIILTGAQQPISNEITDAKKNLRDSVVCAIDPGSRGVMVVFGGHVIAGTRAKKNKTISYDAFASVNFPELALVQGDRLVRYIPSPWPTGPVEFSRTLDSRVFLLKLTPGMSPALIPEIFRLYDCVIVESFGVGGIPQQLMDAFAAGLGDYETTHKVLIMTTQVTYEGSDVGVYEVGKRVRNRFRFLEAHDMTIEAVVTKSMWLLAQNCESFDQLQQRFYRQVNFDTFYH from the coding sequence ATGTCCAAACAACGTCTGCTTTTTATCACCACCGGCGGCACCATTGCCAGCGTGCGCACCCAGCAGGGGCTGAAGCCCGTGCTTAGCAGCGAGGAACTGCTTGCCCATCTGCCGGAGCTGAAGGAGCTGTGCTGCCCGGAAACGCTGGCGCTGTGCAGCATCGACAGTACCGACCTCGGGCAGGAGCACTGGCTGATGATGGCACGCGCCATTCAGGAAAACTACGCCTTGTACGATGGCTTTATCATCTGCCACGGCACGGATACGCTGGCCTACTCTGCGGCGGCGCTCTCTTATCTCATCCAGAACGCGGATAAGCCCATCATCCTTACCGGCGCGCAGCAGCCCATCTCCAACGAGATCACGGATGCCAAGAAAAACTTGCGGGACAGCGTGGTCTGCGCCATCGACCCGGGCAGCCGGGGCGTGATGGTAGTGTTTGGCGGGCACGTCATCGCGGGCACCCGCGCCAAAAAGAACAAGACCATCAGCTACGACGCCTTTGCCTCGGTCAACTTCCCGGAGCTGGCGCTGGTGCAGGGTGACCGGCTGGTGCGGTACATCCCCTCGCCGTGGCCCACCGGCCCGGTGGAGTTCAGCCGCACACTGGACAGCCGGGTGTTCCTGCTCAAGCTGACCCCGGGCATGTCCCCGGCGCTCATCCCGGAGATCTTCCGCCTGTACGACTGCGTCATCGTGGAAAGCTTCGGCGTGGGCGGCATCCCGCAGCAGCTGATGGACGCCTTTGCCGCCGGGCTGGGCGACTACGAGACTACCCACAAGGTACTTATCATGACCACGCAGGTCACCTACGAGGGCAGCGATGTGGGCGTGTACGAGGTGGGCAAGCGGGTGCGCAACCGCTTCCGCTTCTTGGAAGCCCACGATATGACCATCGAGGCCGTAGTGACCAAAAGTATGTGGCTGCTGGCGCAGAACTGCGAAAGCTTTGACCAGCTGCAGCAGCGGTTCTATCGTCAGGTGAACTTTGACACCTTCTACCACTGA
- a CDS encoding NAD(P)/FAD-dependent oxidoreductase, whose protein sequence is MSNIVIVGSGPAGVSAALYAVRAGVQTTVLTKGSGALARAEKIENYYGFAQPVSGPELERRSIENARRLGVQFVQTEAVGLTWTDRLTVETLAGAYPADAVILATGASRAVPRIPGLTGLEGHGVSWCAACDAFFYREKDVAVLGSGEYALHEVQALLPVVKSVTLLTNGAALTADFPPEVAVCTQKVEAILGEQTVTGVQLADGTVREVSGVFVALGVAGSTALARKLGAAVEGSRIVVDDKMQTTVPGLYAAGDCTGGLLQVAKAVYEGALAGTEAAKALRKG, encoded by the coding sequence ATGTCCAACATCGTTATCGTAGGTTCCGGCCCGGCGGGGGTGTCCGCTGCCCTGTACGCCGTGCGCGCCGGGGTGCAGACCACCGTGCTGACCAAGGGCTCCGGGGCGCTGGCGCGCGCCGAAAAGATCGAAAACTATTACGGCTTTGCCCAGCCGGTCTCCGGGCCGGAGCTGGAACGCCGCAGCATCGAGAATGCCCGGCGGCTGGGGGTGCAGTTTGTGCAGACCGAGGCCGTGGGGCTGACATGGACCGACCGTTTGACCGTGGAAACGCTGGCAGGCGCGTACCCGGCAGACGCGGTGATTCTTGCCACCGGTGCTTCCCGCGCTGTGCCCCGCATCCCGGGGCTGACCGGGCTGGAAGGCCACGGCGTAAGCTGGTGCGCAGCCTGCGACGCCTTTTTCTACCGTGAAAAGGATGTGGCGGTGCTGGGCAGCGGCGAGTACGCCCTGCATGAGGTGCAGGCGCTTTTGCCGGTGGTGAAAAGCGTCACCCTGCTGACGAACGGCGCAGCCCTGACCGCAGACTTCCCGCCCGAGGTAGCCGTCTGCACCCAAAAGGTGGAAGCCATTCTGGGCGAGCAGACCGTCACCGGCGTGCAGCTGGCAGACGGCACGGTGCGGGAGGTATCCGGCGTATTTGTGGCGCTGGGCGTGGCAGGCAGTACCGCACTTGCCCGAAAGCTGGGCGCTGCCGTAGAGGGCAGCCGCATCGTGGTGGACGACAAAATGCAGACCACCGTGCCCGGCCTGTACGCCGCCGGAGACTGCACCGGCGGGCTGTTGCAGGTGGCAAAGGCTGTCTATGAGGGCGCACTGGCGGGCACGGAAGCCGCCAAGGCGCTGCGAAAGGGGTGA
- a CDS encoding Crp/Fnr family transcriptional regulator, with amino-acid sequence MAEASPHAQCLACAFPFWEHLTPEEQERLCRFTRPVHYAKGTRVHSPLESCVGILLLRSGQLRSYLLSEDGRDVTLYRLFGGEVCILSASCVMDAVNIDLYIDAEEDTEALCISAGIFRQLMQENVYVRCYAYQMTAERFSDTMWTMQQILFMSADRRLAIFLTDELAKTGGADLRMTHDQMAKYMGSAREVVSRMLKYFAQEGWVRLYRGGVQVLDKQKLQALARGE; translated from the coding sequence ATGGCTGAAGCATCTCCGCACGCCCAGTGTCTGGCCTGTGCGTTTCCGTTTTGGGAGCATCTGACCCCGGAAGAGCAGGAGCGGCTGTGCCGCTTTACCCGCCCGGTGCACTACGCCAAGGGCACCCGGGTGCACAGCCCGCTGGAAAGCTGCGTGGGCATCCTTTTGCTGCGCAGCGGGCAGCTGCGCAGTTACCTGCTGAGCGAGGACGGCAGGGACGTGACGCTGTACCGCCTGTTCGGCGGGGAGGTGTGCATCCTGTCCGCCTCCTGCGTGATGGACGCGGTGAACATCGACCTCTACATCGACGCGGAGGAGGACACCGAAGCGCTGTGCATCAGTGCGGGCATCTTCCGGCAGCTGATGCAGGAAAACGTCTATGTGCGCTGCTACGCCTACCAGATGACGGCAGAGCGCTTTTCCGATACCATGTGGACGATGCAGCAGATTCTGTTCATGAGCGCCGACCGGCGGCTGGCGATCTTTCTGACCGACGAGCTTGCCAAGACCGGCGGCGCGGACCTCCGCATGACCCACGACCAGATGGCAAAGTACATGGGCTCTGCCCGCGAGGTAGTGAGCCGGATGCTCAAATACTTCGCGCAGGAGGGCTGGGTGCGGCTGTACCGCGGCGGTGTGCAGGTGCTGGACAAGCAAAAGCTGCAAGCGCTGGCAAGGGGAGAATAA
- a CDS encoding aldo/keto reductase, whose product MQNINIGKSGIAVPFLGMGTWAIGGGAWWGDNDDALSVKAIQTAVEQGIQWIDTAPIYGLYHSEEVVGEAMKHIDRDKVVLSTKCGLEWRHESPILHKVVDGVQVYRDLSAKSIIEDVEDSLRRLHTDHLDVLYTHWQSPDFGVYPLEETMEAMMKLKEQGKIRAIGASNVTSDIIRGYCKYGQLDVIQEKYSLLTRRIEKQLLPTCKELGVSVQAYSPLEQGLLTGKVTMDTTYPEGSTRNTNPCFQPTRRAQALELLAKWSDLTEKYDCTMAQLVIALTARMIPGLHVLCGARKPEQVLDNAGAMHIKLDGADAVRMKWDVDAIS is encoded by the coding sequence ATGCAGAATATCAATATTGGCAAAAGCGGTATTGCCGTGCCGTTTCTGGGCATGGGTACATGGGCCATCGGCGGCGGTGCATGGTGGGGCGATAACGACGACGCACTGTCCGTAAAGGCCATCCAGACTGCCGTGGAGCAGGGCATCCAGTGGATCGACACCGCGCCCATCTACGGGTTGTACCACAGCGAGGAAGTGGTGGGCGAAGCCATGAAGCACATCGACCGCGACAAGGTGGTGCTTTCCACCAAATGCGGCCTGGAGTGGCGGCACGAGTCTCCCATCCTGCACAAGGTAGTGGACGGGGTACAGGTGTACCGCGACCTCTCCGCCAAGAGCATCATCGAGGACGTGGAGGACAGCCTGCGCCGTCTGCACACCGACCATCTGGACGTGCTGTACACCCACTGGCAGAGCCCGGATTTCGGCGTGTATCCGCTGGAAGAGACCATGGAAGCCATGATGAAGCTGAAGGAGCAGGGCAAGATCCGCGCCATCGGTGCTTCCAACGTCACCTCCGATATCATCCGGGGCTACTGCAAGTACGGTCAGCTGGACGTCATTCAGGAAAAGTACAGCCTGCTGACCCGCCGCATTGAAAAGCAGCTGCTGCCCACCTGCAAGGAGCTGGGCGTTTCGGTGCAGGCTTACTCCCCGCTGGAGCAGGGTCTTCTGACCGGCAAGGTGACCATGGACACCACCTACCCGGAGGGCAGCACCCGCAACACGAACCCCTGCTTCCAGCCCACCCGCCGGGCACAGGCGCTGGAACTGCTGGCAAAGTGGAGCGACCTGACCGAGAAGTACGACTGCACCATGGCGCAGCTGGTCATCGCCCTGACCGCCCGCATGATCCCGGGGCTGCACGTTCTGTGCGGTGCCCGCAAGCCGGAGCAGGTACTGGACAACGCCGGTGCCATGCACATCAAGCTGGACGGCGCCGACGCCGTCCGCATGAAGTGGGACGTGGACGCGATCTCCTGA
- a CDS encoding peptide chain release factor 3, with product MTNREEIERRRTFAIISHPDAGKTTLTEKLLLYGGAINQAGSVKGKQSAKHAVSDWMDIEKQRGISVTSSVLQFNYAGKCVNILDTPGHQDFSEDTYRTLMAADSAVMVIDAAKGVEAQTIKLFKVCTLRHIPIFTFINKMDREARDPFELMENIEEILGIKTYPMNWPIGCGKEFKGVFDRNARKVLAFSSDGRANGVKKVSETEAELGDPALDELLTPYLHQQLVDEIELLDGAAEEFDLDKVLRGELSPVFFGSALTNFGVEPFLENFLRLTSAPLARVDSLTGEPVDPCRDEFSAFIFKIQANMNKAHRDRIAFMRICSGKFERGMEAYHVQEGKNIKLATGTQLMAQDRAIVDEAYAGDIIGLFDPGIFSIGDTLCTGKKKVQFAGIPTFSPEHFARIEQKDTMKRKQFVKGMEQIAQEGAIQIFREVGGGMEEVVVGVVGVLQLEVLEYRLNTEYNVEIRMQQLPFEQLRWVQNDPDTYNLRDLDLTSDTKAVEDMKGNRLLLFTSDWAVRWAETHNESLQLSEFGNI from the coding sequence ATGACAAATCGTGAAGAGATCGAACGCCGCAGGACGTTCGCCATCATCAGCCACCCCGACGCAGGTAAGACCACCCTTACCGAAAAGCTGCTGCTGTACGGTGGAGCCATCAATCAGGCTGGTTCCGTCAAGGGCAAGCAGAGCGCCAAGCACGCCGTGTCCGACTGGATGGACATTGAAAAGCAGCGTGGTATCTCGGTCACCTCTTCGGTGCTGCAGTTCAACTACGCCGGTAAATGTGTGAACATTCTGGACACCCCCGGCCATCAGGACTTCTCGGAGGATACCTACCGCACCCTGATGGCGGCAGACTCTGCCGTCATGGTCATCGACGCCGCAAAGGGCGTTGAGGCGCAGACCATCAAACTGTTCAAGGTTTGTACCCTGCGCCATATCCCCATTTTTACCTTCATCAACAAGATGGACCGCGAAGCCCGCGACCCCTTTGAGCTGATGGAGAACATCGAGGAAATTCTGGGCATCAAGACCTACCCCATGAACTGGCCCATCGGCTGCGGCAAGGAGTTCAAGGGCGTGTTTGACCGCAACGCGCGCAAGGTGCTGGCTTTTTCCAGCGACGGCCGCGCCAACGGCGTGAAGAAGGTCAGCGAGACCGAGGCCGAGCTGGGCGACCCCGCACTGGACGAGCTGCTGACCCCCTATCTGCACCAGCAGCTGGTGGACGAGATCGAGCTGCTGGACGGCGCTGCCGAGGAGTTTGATCTGGACAAGGTGCTGCGCGGCGAATTAAGCCCCGTGTTCTTCGGCTCTGCATTGACCAACTTCGGCGTGGAGCCCTTCCTTGAAAACTTCCTGCGGCTCACCTCCGCCCCGCTGGCCCGCGTGGACAGCCTGACCGGCGAGCCGGTGGACCCCTGCCGGGACGAGTTCTCCGCTTTCATCTTTAAAATTCAGGCCAACATGAACAAGGCCCACCGCGACCGCATTGCTTTTATGCGCATCTGCTCCGGCAAGTTCGAGCGCGGCATGGAAGCCTACCATGTGCAGGAGGGCAAGAACATCAAGCTGGCCACTGGCACCCAGCTGATGGCGCAGGACCGCGCCATCGTGGACGAGGCCTACGCAGGCGACATCATCGGCCTGTTTGACCCGGGCATCTTCTCCATCGGCGACACCCTGTGCACCGGCAAAAAGAAGGTCCAGTTCGCGGGCATCCCCACCTTCTCCCCGGAGCACTTTGCCCGCATTGAGCAGAAGGACACCATGAAGCGCAAGCAGTTCGTGAAGGGTATGGAGCAGATCGCGCAGGAAGGCGCCATCCAGATCTTCCGCGAAGTGGGCGGCGGCATGGAGGAAGTAGTGGTCGGCGTGGTCGGCGTGCTGCAGCTGGAAGTGCTGGAGTACCGTCTGAACACCGAGTACAACGTGGAAATTCGGATGCAGCAGCTGCCCTTTGAGCAGCTGCGCTGGGTGCAGAACGACCCCGACACCTACAATCTGCGGGATCTGGACCTGACCAGCGACACCAAGGCTGTGGAGGACATGAAGGGCAACCGTCTGCTGCTGTTCACCTCCGACTGGGCGGTGCGCTGGGCGGAGACCCACAACGAGAGCTTGCAGCTGAGCGAGTTCGGCAACATCTGA
- a CDS encoding bifunctional GNAT family N-acetyltransferase/class I SAM-dependent methyltransferase — translation MELRRTEQGFALYKEKDRIGECILSPAPKGAQLAALCILPRWRRKGYGSYLLKEVLRSFGGYDREAATVFTAPLPENAAELAFWGKFGFAAEGGQLVRRRTPDLTAVKFVQDFLAARLVHPQLCVDATCGNGGDTAFLCGLTAPAGRVLAFDVQPEAIRSTRTRLEQAGVPAERYSLVCGSHADLLQYVQPGTADAVMFNFGWLPGADHGVFSTAQSSIPALQAALQAVRPGGIVSAILYSGAVIGSDEKQAVLRFLCALPLKSFTVLVCDFANWAETAPLPCLILKK, via the coding sequence ATGGAACTGCGCCGCACCGAACAGGGGTTTGCCCTGTATAAAGAAAAGGACCGCATCGGAGAGTGCATCCTCTCCCCCGCCCCAAAGGGCGCACAGCTTGCCGCCCTGTGCATCCTGCCCCGGTGGCGGCGCAAGGGCTACGGCTCCTACCTGTTAAAAGAAGTATTGCGCAGCTTTGGCGGCTATGACCGAGAAGCTGCCACGGTTTTTACCGCCCCGCTGCCGGAAAACGCCGCCGAGCTTGCCTTCTGGGGCAAATTCGGCTTTGCCGCCGAGGGCGGGCAGCTGGTGCGCCGCCGCACCCCGGACTTGACGGCGGTCAAGTTCGTGCAGGACTTTTTAGCCGCCCGGCTGGTGCACCCGCAGCTGTGCGTGGACGCCACCTGCGGCAACGGCGGCGACACCGCCTTTCTGTGCGGACTGACCGCCCCCGCCGGGCGGGTGCTGGCCTTTGATGTGCAGCCCGAAGCCATCCGCTCCACCCGCACCCGGCTGGAACAGGCAGGCGTACCCGCCGAACGGTACAGCCTTGTCTGCGGCAGCCACGCCGACTTACTACAGTATGTGCAGCCCGGCACTGCCGATGCAGTCATGTTCAACTTCGGCTGGCTACCGGGGGCAGACCATGGGGTGTTTTCCACCGCGCAGAGCAGCATCCCCGCATTGCAGGCGGCATTGCAGGCGGTGCGCCCCGGCGGCATCGTGAGCGCTATCCTGTACAGCGGGGCGGTCATCGGCTCGGACGAAAAACAGGCGGTGCTGCGTTTTCTGTGCGCACTTCCACTGAAAAGTTTCACCGTTCTGGTGTGTGATTTTGCCAATTGGGCCGAAACTGCCCCTCTGCCCTGCCTGATCCTGAAAAAATAA
- a CDS encoding S1C family serine protease, producing MENENKWEYDYSASNNETGYPNVGSSGMNTANQYNEPEAQPARPADTAPADGGSVPPTPPEQPQYSAPAQPEKPRRKKKFNGKKLARSAVALVLAAAMGFAGGFVGAKYGGGSKVVIQQVERPASSDSSTDSTGNSISATSGTGLSTAQVAEMVSPSVVVITTEQVVYSQWSWYGQSQVESGAGSGVIISSDGYILTCAHVVSGASNITVSIGDKDYPATLVGEDTTSDIAVVKVDATGLTPATVGDSDNLKVGESVMAVGNPLGELGGTVTSGIVSALNRSVSIQSTSSVNTMSLIQMDASVSPGNSGGGLFNMNGELVGIVNAKSSSSDAEGLGFAIPVNDAVKVAQELLENGYVTGRPYLGISYFAVTDAQTAAQLGVNAYGVYIVEVVKGGPADKAGLQAGDRIVSVDGSEVATQSDLGTLMQDHKAGDTIEITVARGGQMQTVTVTLGEKGAENS from the coding sequence ATGGAAAACGAGAACAAGTGGGAATACGATTATTCCGCTTCCAATAACGAGACCGGCTACCCCAACGTGGGCAGCAGCGGCATGAACACGGCAAACCAGTATAACGAGCCGGAAGCGCAGCCTGCGCGTCCGGCCGATACCGCCCCGGCAGACGGCGGCAGCGTGCCGCCCACCCCGCCGGAGCAGCCGCAGTACAGCGCCCCGGCGCAGCCGGAAAAGCCCCGCCGCAAGAAAAAGTTCAATGGCAAAAAGCTGGCACGCAGCGCCGTGGCGCTGGTGCTGGCAGCAGCCATGGGCTTTGCGGGCGGCTTTGTGGGTGCAAAATACGGCGGCGGCAGCAAGGTGGTCATCCAGCAGGTGGAGCGCCCGGCCAGCTCTGACAGCAGCACCGACAGCACCGGCAATTCCATCAGCGCCACCAGCGGCACCGGCCTGAGCACCGCACAGGTGGCCGAGATGGTCAGCCCCAGCGTGGTGGTCATCACCACCGAGCAGGTGGTCTACTCCCAGTGGTCGTGGTACGGCCAGAGTCAGGTGGAGAGCGGCGCGGGCAGCGGCGTCATCATCAGCTCGGATGGCTATATCCTCACCTGCGCCCATGTGGTGAGCGGTGCTTCCAACATCACCGTGAGCATCGGCGACAAGGATTACCCCGCTACGCTGGTGGGCGAGGATACCACCAGTGATATCGCCGTGGTCAAGGTGGACGCTACCGGTCTGACCCCCGCCACCGTGGGCGACAGCGACAATCTGAAGGTGGGCGAGAGCGTCATGGCCGTGGGCAACCCCTTGGGTGAGCTGGGCGGCACCGTGACCAGCGGCATCGTCAGCGCCCTGAACCGCAGTGTCAGCATTCAGAGCACAAGCTCTGTCAACACCATGTCCCTGATCCAGATGGATGCCTCCGTCAGCCCCGGCAACTCCGGCGGCGGCCTGTTCAACATGAACGGCGAGCTGGTGGGCATCGTCAACGCAAAGTCCTCTTCCAGTGACGCGGAGGGCTTGGGCTTCGCCATCCCGGTAAATGACGCTGTGAAGGTGGCGCAGGAGCTGCTGGAAAACGGCTATGTGACCGGGCGTCCCTATCTGGGCATCAGCTACTTTGCCGTGACCGACGCTCAGACCGCCGCCCAGCTGGGCGTGAACGCCTACGGTGTCTACATCGTGGAGGTGGTCAAGGGCGGCCCTGCCGACAAGGCAGGCCTGCAGGCCGGTGACCGCATCGTGAGCGTAGACGGCAGCGAGGTTGCCACCCAGAGCGACCTTGGCACCCTGATGCAGGACCACAAGGCCGGTGACACCATCGAGATCACCGTCGCACGCGGCGGTCAGATGCAGACCGTTACCGTCACCCTTGGCGAAAAGGGCGCAGAGAATAGCTGA